From one Bacillus sp. FJAT-42376 genomic stretch:
- a CDS encoding SpoVR family protein produces MSGSKHESLQYAIEQITEIADGFGLDYYPMRYEICPADIIYTFGAYGMPTRFSHWSHGKQFHKMKLHYDLGLSKIYELVINSDPCYAFLLDTNSLVQNKLIVAHVLAHCDFFKNNCRFGNTKRDMVESMAATAERVKHYEVLHGRKEVEDFLDAVLAIQEHIDPSLMRPKLSWSMDDEEDEDVPKNSPYDDLWKLDSKQEKTEKKKKGKKHFPPSPEKDLLLFIEEYSRELEDWQRDILTMMREEMLYFWPQLETKIMNEGWASYWHQRIMRELDLTSSEAIEYAKLNAGVVVPSKTSINPYYLGLKIFEDIEERYDNPTEEMKRLGVKPNSGREKMFEVREIESDISFIRNYLTKDLVLREDMYLFQKQGRDYKVVGKDWKGVRDQLVSMRVNGGFPYITVNDGDYMKNNELYLKHWYEDIELDLKYLEKVLPYVHQLWGRPVHMESMLEGKKVMFTYDGKSVHRKYL; encoded by the coding sequence TTGAGCGGATCAAAACATGAATCCCTTCAATATGCGATTGAGCAAATTACCGAAATCGCTGATGGGTTTGGACTGGATTATTATCCAATGCGCTATGAAATCTGTCCCGCGGACATTATTTATACGTTCGGTGCCTACGGTATGCCAACCCGTTTTTCACATTGGAGCCACGGAAAACAATTCCATAAGATGAAACTTCATTATGATCTGGGGTTAAGCAAAATTTATGAGCTCGTGATCAACTCCGATCCGTGCTATGCGTTTTTGCTCGATACGAATTCACTCGTCCAAAACAAACTGATTGTCGCCCACGTGCTGGCCCACTGCGACTTCTTCAAAAACAACTGCCGGTTCGGCAACACGAAGCGTGATATGGTAGAGAGCATGGCCGCAACGGCAGAGCGGGTGAAGCATTATGAGGTGCTCCACGGCAGAAAAGAAGTAGAGGATTTTCTCGATGCGGTTCTCGCGATTCAGGAACACATCGATCCATCCTTGATGAGACCGAAGCTTTCGTGGAGCATGGATGATGAAGAAGATGAGGACGTCCCGAAAAACAGCCCGTACGATGATTTGTGGAAGCTCGACAGCAAACAGGAGAAAACGGAAAAAAAGAAGAAAGGAAAAAAACATTTTCCGCCGTCCCCGGAAAAAGACCTTCTCTTATTTATTGAAGAATACAGCCGGGAACTGGAAGACTGGCAGCGGGATATTCTGACGATGATGCGGGAGGAAATGCTGTACTTCTGGCCGCAGCTGGAAACGAAGATCATGAACGAAGGCTGGGCTTCCTACTGGCATCAGCGCATCATGCGGGAACTCGATCTCACCTCAAGCGAAGCCATCGAATACGCCAAGCTCAACGCAGGGGTCGTTGTCCCATCCAAAACGAGCATCAACCCGTATTACCTGGGCTTGAAAATCTTTGAGGACATCGAAGAACGCTATGACAATCCGACCGAGGAAATGAAACGGCTCGGCGTCAAGCCAAACTCGGGCCGTGAAAAAATGTTCGAAGTGCGGGAAATCGAATCCGACATTTCCTTCATCCGAAACTATCTCACAAAAGACCTCGTCCTGCGTGAAGACATGTACCTGTTCCAAAAGCAGGGCCGCGACTACAAAGTCGTCGGCAAAGACTGGAAAGGCGTCCGCGACCAGCTCGTCAGCATGCGCGTCAACGGCGGTTTCCCATACATCACCGTCAATGACGGAGACTATATGAAAAACAATGAGCTGTATTTAAAACACTGGTACGAAGACATCGAACTTGATCTCAAGTATCTGGAGAAAGTGCTCCCGTACGTCCACCAGCTCTGGGGCCGTCCGGTTCACATGGAAAGCATGCTGGAAGGGAAAAAAGTGATGTTTACGTACGATGGGAAGAGTGTGCACCGGAAGTATTTGTGA
- a CDS encoding YhdB family protein, with product MDNVDYDKALYYTHRSQWDNLLILMVRTHDDFLSKKIEHFLHAYNFEHDYTMIEQNLYTLLRYIDHASHQDIQEEALPFT from the coding sequence TTGGACAACGTTGATTATGACAAAGCCCTGTATTACACGCACAGGTCACAGTGGGATAACCTGCTGATCTTGATGGTGCGCACCCATGATGATTTTCTTTCCAAAAAAATTGAGCATTTCCTTCATGCCTACAATTTCGAGCATGATTATACGATGATTGAGCAGAATCTATATACACTCCTTCGTTACATTGACCATGCTTCCCATCAAGATATTCAGGAAGAAGCTCTTCCTTTCACATAA
- a CDS encoding GAF domain-containing sensor histidine kinase, with the protein MNQDQRRMKELGALKVIAEKLNEGSELQKLLPDVLKELVQLIEMKSGWIYLVNEEGEKFLAADYSLPDALLFDDKRVMCGGKSCWCLDRFSDGRLKKAANILSCKRIDEAEEHQYGDTEGMSHHATVPLHAGGERFGLLNVGAPGKSHFSDEELALLESVALQIGSAIKRIQLTEKEQQLALAAERNRLAQDLHDSVSQLLFSISLTAGGMREMTEDEHLKDMLRYMQGLSQDALNEMKALIWQLRPPGLEKGLACALKQYADLLGLDLVLHTEGVHTLPSLLEESLWRIGQEALNNCRKHSGLNLAEMTLSKSSSKVQLVIQDKGRGFKCPEADLPSLGLQGMKRRAEQLNGTFSIRSKPGSGTSIQVTIPLKGAEGS; encoded by the coding sequence ATGAATCAGGATCAAAGAAGGATGAAAGAGCTGGGCGCTTTGAAGGTGATTGCGGAAAAATTAAATGAGGGCAGTGAACTGCAGAAGCTGCTTCCGGATGTGCTGAAGGAGCTTGTTCAGCTGATTGAAATGAAATCGGGCTGGATTTATCTTGTGAATGAAGAAGGGGAGAAATTCCTCGCTGCCGATTACTCCCTTCCGGACGCCCTGCTTTTTGACGATAAGCGGGTGATGTGCGGGGGAAAGAGCTGCTGGTGCCTGGACCGTTTCAGCGATGGACGCTTGAAGAAAGCGGCCAATATTCTCAGCTGCAAGCGGATTGATGAGGCAGAGGAGCATCAATACGGGGATACAGAAGGAATGTCGCATCATGCAACCGTTCCCCTCCATGCAGGGGGAGAGCGGTTCGGCTTGCTGAACGTTGGAGCGCCGGGGAAGTCTCATTTTTCAGATGAGGAGCTTGCCTTGCTGGAATCGGTTGCTCTTCAGATTGGGTCAGCGATTAAGCGGATTCAGCTGACCGAAAAAGAGCAGCAGCTTGCGCTTGCGGCAGAGCGGAACCGCCTTGCCCAGGATTTGCACGATTCGGTCAGCCAGCTGCTGTTTTCCATTTCGCTCACGGCGGGGGGGATGAGAGAAATGACGGAGGATGAACATCTGAAAGACATGCTTCGTTATATGCAGGGATTATCCCAGGATGCGCTCAATGAAATGAAAGCACTCATCTGGCAGCTTCGTCCGCCGGGGCTTGAAAAAGGATTAGCCTGTGCCCTTAAGCAGTATGCGGATTTGCTCGGACTTGATCTGGTTCTTCATACGGAAGGAGTTCATACGCTTCCTTCATTGCTTGAAGAAAGTTTATGGCGGATTGGGCAGGAAGCGCTTAACAACTGCAGGAAGCATTCCGGATTAAATCTTGCCGAAATGACCCTCTCCAAATCCAGTTCAAAGGTTCAGCTGGTGATTCAGGATAAAGGAAGAGGGTTTAAATGTCCTGAAGCTGATCTTCCTTCCCTCGGTCTTCAAGGAATGAAGCGGAGAGCGGAACAGCTTAACGGGACCTTTTCCATCCGCAGCAAACCCGGGTCCGGAACTTCCATTCAAGTGACCATTCCATTAAAAGGAGCCGAAGGATCATGA
- a CDS encoding DUF4362 domain-containing protein: protein MKKRMVCFMVGIGMTMSGCSGINPFNGYTPSSEDIINTHGEIKNFERFAEFTEHAEKGIKDQIRIVSYTTEGDPILQDLEFDGKLIKLRHDSSRDQYGSEEVTYASCKAIEKKKG, encoded by the coding sequence ATGAAAAAGCGGATGGTTTGTTTCATGGTGGGTATTGGAATGACAATGAGCGGATGCAGCGGAATCAATCCCTTTAATGGATATACCCCTTCCAGCGAGGATATAATCAATACACATGGAGAAATCAAAAACTTCGAACGCTTTGCCGAATTTACAGAGCATGCTGAAAAAGGGATAAAGGACCAGATCCGAATTGTGAGCTATACGACTGAAGGAGATCCAATCCTTCAAGACCTTGAATTCGACGGCAAGCTGATTAAACTAAGGCATGATTCATCGAGGGATCAATACGGAAGCGAAGAAGTAACCTATGCCTCCTGCAAAGCGATTGAAAAGAAGAAAGGGTAG
- a CDS encoding DUF3784 domain-containing protein encodes MGVAILIVLIPFLIFAILLSKGKGASLLAGYNTMSDSEKAQYDEVALCKFMGKIMYGISFSLLLFALSEMLVNQILFIIGLILLLTFIIFALVYSNTRNRFKKNV; translated from the coding sequence ATGGGAGTAGCTATCCTTATCGTTTTAATACCGTTCTTAATTTTCGCTATTTTACTATCAAAAGGAAAAGGAGCTTCATTACTTGCAGGGTATAATACAATGTCTGACAGTGAAAAGGCTCAATATGATGAGGTAGCTTTGTGCAAATTTATGGGGAAAATTATGTATGGTATTAGCTTTAGCCTATTATTATTTGCATTGAGTGAGATGTTAGTAAACCAAATTTTATTTATTATAGGTCTTATTTTACTTTTAACTTTTATTATTTTTGCATTGGTGTACTCAAATACAAGAAACAGATTCAAAAAGAATGTTTAA
- a CDS encoding Rrf2 family transcriptional regulator, translated as MRLTNYTDYSLRVLIYLAAKDREKLSNIKEIADVYGISKNHLMKVTYELGKMGLLSTTRGRNGGIKLALDPSDINIGQVVRKTEDDFNIVECFDPETNHCVISPVCGLRHVLNKALQSYLQILDGYTLADLVKNQRQLQDLLGTS; from the coding sequence ATGAGACTGACTAATTATACCGACTATTCGCTGCGGGTTCTCATTTATCTGGCAGCGAAGGATAGAGAGAAACTATCCAACATTAAAGAAATTGCCGACGTTTACGGCATCTCCAAAAACCATTTAATGAAAGTTACCTATGAACTTGGCAAAATGGGCCTTCTAAGTACAACGCGCGGAAGAAACGGGGGCATTAAGCTCGCCCTTGATCCTTCAGACATCAATATCGGACAGGTTGTCCGCAAGACAGAAGACGATTTTAATATTGTAGAATGCTTCGATCCGGAGACCAACCATTGTGTCATATCCCCTGTTTGCGGATTGCGGCATGTGTTGAATAAAGCACTTCAATCCTATTTGCAGATCCTGGACGGCTATACACTTGCAGACCTTGTGAAAAACCAGCGCCAGCTGCAGGACCTTCTCGGAACAAGCTAA
- a CDS encoding dienelactone hydrolase family protein translates to MFHDTEKKLISLFVQKEWDEAYALILQEEPKHPEKLHKFSFWKACVLCINHEPDQALEALQKAFNKGFWWNPDLLKCDQDLEPLRGKKAFNHLIDECEKRKEQAAKEAKPQIEFHGNQDPSAAIIVLHGRGGNMEDTIPYWMNERSVRDYLYAFPQSSQAAGYEAFGWDNREKATAEIKSVVKKITEKYPDVDRIILAGFSQGGKLAIELTLNGELEKTNEFYAVVPAIREEDLKLNGRSGVSGWIVTGTEDPFYEETIKMTKHLEEQKVPCRLTEYEGMPHTYPEKFSEHVQQSLQPKKVTR, encoded by the coding sequence ATGTTTCATGATACGGAAAAGAAGCTGATTTCGTTATTTGTCCAAAAAGAATGGGATGAGGCCTACGCACTTATTTTGCAGGAAGAACCAAAGCATCCTGAAAAGCTTCATAAATTCAGCTTTTGGAAAGCTTGTGTGCTCTGCATCAATCATGAACCGGATCAGGCATTGGAGGCTTTGCAGAAGGCATTCAATAAAGGATTCTGGTGGAATCCGGATTTGCTGAAATGCGATCAGGATTTAGAACCCCTGCGCGGGAAAAAAGCATTCAATCATCTGATAGACGAATGTGAAAAACGGAAAGAGCAGGCGGCCAAAGAGGCCAAGCCGCAAATTGAATTTCATGGAAATCAGGATCCGTCCGCAGCCATTATTGTCCTTCATGGACGCGGGGGAAATATGGAGGATACCATTCCATATTGGATGAATGAAAGGTCTGTCCGAGACTACTTATACGCCTTCCCCCAATCTTCCCAGGCCGCAGGTTATGAAGCATTCGGATGGGACAACAGAGAGAAGGCAACAGCAGAAATTAAAAGTGTTGTGAAAAAAATAACAGAGAAATACCCAGACGTTGACCGGATCATTCTTGCCGGTTTTTCGCAGGGAGGCAAGCTTGCAATCGAGCTTACTCTAAACGGAGAGCTTGAAAAAACGAATGAATTTTACGCAGTGGTTCCGGCTATTCGTGAGGAGGATCTTAAGCTGAATGGGAGAAGTGGAGTCAGCGGCTGGATCGTCACGGGAACAGAGGATCCGTTTTATGAGGAAACCATTAAAATGACGAAGCACCTCGAAGAGCAAAAAGTACCATGCCGCCTGACAGAGTATGAAGGAATGCCTCATACCTATCCGGAGAAATTTTCAGAGCATGTACAGCAATCGCTTCAACCAAAAAAAGTCACCCGCTGA
- a CDS encoding catalase: MTENNRPNLTTNQGVPVGDNQNSRTAGQRGPTLLEDYHLLEKIAHFDRERIPERVVHARGAGAHGVFKTETSMVPFTRADFLSEEGRETPVFVRFSTVIHSKGSPETLRDPRGFAVKFYTNEGNYDLVGNHLPVFFIRDAMKFPDMVHSLKPSPETNIQDPDRYWDFMSLTPESTNMMTFLFSDYGTPADYRHMEGFGVHTFKWVNAQGNVVYVKYHWKPVQGIKNLTAEEAAEIQKTDFNHATRDLFDAIEKGDYPQWELHVQVMPLDEYDSLDFDPCDPTKTWPEDEYPLQKVGTMTLNKNPENFFAEVEQVAFSPSALVPGIEASEDKLLQGRLFSYPDTQRHRLGPNYMQIPVNCPYAPVRNNQRDGFMQTKQQNSPVNYEPTRHSDAPQEAPAFRDSVQPLPSGYITREKIEKPNDFKQAGEKYRSYTKEEQDNLIKNLTDDLQGVHERTKLLAICNFYRADAEYGQRLADSLGIDISAYTAQLSRM; encoded by the coding sequence ATGACTGAAAATAATCGACCAAATTTAACGACGAATCAAGGGGTGCCTGTCGGGGATAACCAGAATTCACGAACAGCGGGCCAGCGCGGTCCTACACTTCTCGAAGACTATCATTTGCTTGAAAAAATCGCCCATTTTGACCGCGAACGGATTCCGGAGCGAGTCGTGCATGCCCGCGGAGCCGGCGCTCACGGTGTTTTTAAAACGGAGACAAGCATGGTGCCGTTTACCCGTGCCGATTTCTTAAGTGAAGAAGGAAGAGAAACTCCTGTCTTTGTCCGGTTCTCAACCGTTATCCATTCCAAAGGATCACCGGAAACTCTTCGCGATCCGCGCGGATTTGCCGTTAAATTTTATACAAACGAAGGAAATTATGATCTTGTCGGAAACCACTTGCCAGTATTCTTCATCCGCGATGCGATGAAATTCCCGGATATGGTTCATTCCTTAAAGCCGTCACCTGAAACGAATATTCAGGATCCGGACCGCTATTGGGATTTTATGTCCCTTACCCCGGAATCCACCAATATGATGACGTTCCTGTTTTCCGATTATGGAACACCTGCTGATTACCGTCACATGGAAGGCTTCGGCGTCCATACCTTCAAATGGGTAAACGCTCAAGGGAATGTAGTTTACGTGAAGTATCACTGGAAGCCAGTTCAGGGCATTAAAAATCTGACCGCTGAAGAAGCAGCTGAAATCCAAAAAACGGATTTCAACCATGCGACACGCGACCTTTTTGATGCGATTGAAAAAGGAGATTATCCGCAATGGGAATTGCATGTTCAAGTTATGCCGCTTGATGAATACGACAGCCTTGACTTCGACCCATGCGACCCGACCAAAACTTGGCCTGAAGATGAATATCCGCTTCAGAAAGTCGGAACGATGACTTTGAACAAAAATCCGGAAAATTTCTTTGCAGAAGTGGAGCAGGTCGCCTTCTCCCCAAGCGCATTGGTGCCTGGTATTGAAGCGTCCGAGGACAAACTGCTTCAGGGCCGCCTGTTCTCCTACCCGGATACACAGCGCCACCGCCTTGGGCCGAACTACATGCAGATCCCGGTGAACTGCCCGTATGCCCCGGTCCGCAACAATCAGCGTGACGGCTTCATGCAGACGAAACAGCAAAATTCTCCGGTGAACTATGAGCCGACCCGGCATTCGGATGCCCCTCAAGAAGCTCCAGCCTTCCGCGACAGCGTTCAGCCGCTTCCTTCAGGCTACATCACGAGGGAAAAAATCGAAAAACCGAACGACTTTAAGCAAGCCGGTGAAAAATACCGCAGCTATACAAAAGAAGAGCAGGACAATCTGATCAAAAATCTGACTGATGACCTGCAGGGTGTTCACGAACGCACAAAACTTCTTGCGATTTGCAATTTCTACCGTGCGGATGCAGAATACGGCCAGCGTTTAGCTGACTCCCTTGGAATTGATATCAGCGCCTACACCGCTCAGCTTAGCAGAATGTAA
- a CDS encoding response regulator transcription factor, with translation MMIRILIADDHPVVRRGLGFFLGMQKDMEITGEASNGAEALKMAGDLKPDLILMDLSMPEMDGIQAAKLIKASFPDISIIILTSYADQDHVIPAIQAGASGYQLKDVDPAELARTIRAVLNGEHKLHPKVTNHVLAHLAGGKKETNPFAELTARELEVLKEISKGKSNREIAASLFITEKTVKSHVSNLLPKLQVSDRTQAALLAVREGLA, from the coding sequence ATCATGATTCGAATTCTTATTGCGGATGACCATCCGGTTGTCAGGAGAGGGCTAGGCTTTTTTCTGGGCATGCAAAAAGATATGGAAATTACAGGGGAGGCGTCAAATGGGGCCGAGGCGCTGAAAATGGCGGGAGACTTGAAGCCTGATTTGATTCTCATGGATTTAAGCATGCCGGAAATGGATGGGATCCAAGCAGCGAAATTGATTAAAGCATCTTTTCCTGACATCAGCATCATCATTCTAACGAGCTATGCGGACCAGGATCACGTCATTCCGGCTATTCAAGCGGGTGCAAGCGGCTACCAGCTTAAAGATGTGGACCCCGCAGAACTAGCCCGCACAATCCGTGCTGTTCTAAACGGCGAACATAAGCTTCATCCCAAGGTAACCAATCATGTCCTTGCCCATCTGGCGGGCGGGAAAAAAGAGACGAATCCCTTTGCTGAATTAACGGCCAGAGAACTTGAAGTACTAAAAGAAATCTCGAAAGGCAAAAGCAACAGAGAGATTGCCGCATCCCTGTTTATTACAGAGAAAACAGTAAAATCACATGTATCCAATCTCCTTCCAAAGCTGCAGGTATCCGACCGCACACAAGCGGCGCTGCTCGCAGTGAGAGAAGGATTGGCATAG
- a CDS encoding PCYCGC motif-containing (lipo)protein: MKIKLFIMCILSTLMLASCSAEPGSGIKEEAHAGHQEHASGDIREETKNVQAIPSFLEDKPKEMQGIYTAAAKHRELLESIPCYCGCGDSAGHRNNYDCFVFENKEDGSLVWDDHGTKCGVCMEIAAKSVADYQNGKSIKEIRSEIDQLYKEGYAKPTPTENV; encoded by the coding sequence TTGAAAATCAAACTGTTCATTATGTGTATCTTGTCCACATTGATGCTCGCCTCTTGTTCAGCTGAACCGGGCAGCGGAATAAAGGAAGAAGCACATGCCGGCCATCAGGAACATGCCAGCGGGGATATCCGTGAAGAGACCAAAAACGTCCAAGCTATTCCTTCATTTTTGGAAGACAAACCTAAGGAAATGCAGGGGATTTATACAGCTGCGGCGAAACACAGGGAGTTGCTTGAATCCATCCCCTGCTATTGCGGCTGTGGTGATTCGGCTGGACACCGGAACAACTATGACTGTTTTGTATTTGAAAATAAAGAGGATGGAAGCCTCGTATGGGATGACCATGGAACGAAGTGCGGGGTTTGTATGGAGATCGCAGCCAAATCGGTCGCTGATTATCAAAATGGGAAAAGCATAAAAGAAATCCGCAGTGAAATCGATCAGCTATACAAAGAAGGATATGCAAAACCGACTCCAACGGAAAACGTATAA
- a CDS encoding NAD(P)H-dependent oxidoreductase — MNLLVLSGGPRKHGRSAVAAKHISEAHQTELIDLSSFGLPMYTGEEAQADDSQVKKLKAAAEKADGFVLISPEYHGGVAGALKNALDFLNSGYFAQKPVALVSVAGGGKGGINTLNQMRTIMRALYANAIPKQLVLDPHCFDMEAKTVKEEPAELVRDLINDLTLYVNISKEIIKG; from the coding sequence ATGAACCTATTAGTCCTAAGCGGAGGCCCAAGAAAACATGGACGGTCCGCGGTTGCAGCCAAACACATTTCAGAGGCGCATCAAACCGAATTGATCGATTTATCGAGTTTTGGATTGCCGATGTACACGGGTGAAGAAGCTCAGGCAGATGATTCACAAGTGAAAAAACTGAAAGCCGCGGCGGAAAAAGCGGATGGCTTTGTTCTCATATCTCCTGAATACCATGGCGGAGTGGCCGGTGCTTTGAAAAATGCTCTGGATTTTCTGAACAGCGGTTATTTTGCCCAAAAGCCCGTCGCATTAGTATCGGTTGCAGGCGGAGGAAAAGGCGGCATTAATACGCTGAATCAGATGAGGACAATCATGAGGGCGCTTTATGCCAACGCGATTCCAAAGCAGCTTGTTCTGGATCCGCATTGCTTTGACATGGAAGCGAAAACCGTGAAGGAAGAGCCGGCTGAACTGGTCCGGGATTTAATAAATGACCTCACTCTTTATGTAAACATCTCTAAAGAAATAATAAAGGGATAA
- a CDS encoding DUF3889 domain-containing protein, with protein sequence MKSGYWVKSFAFLLFAVFCADSAGVYFHKEEQLKEEGEYALQAVQGTFPDAAIRTFSYKGRKPSGRDALDYYRVEAAGKNRHPLVLIVEVTVNPETSEPKKVHVKKI encoded by the coding sequence TTGAAATCGGGATACTGGGTGAAATCCTTTGCCTTTCTTTTATTTGCTGTGTTTTGTGCCGACTCTGCCGGGGTGTACTTTCATAAAGAAGAACAGCTGAAAGAAGAGGGAGAATATGCGCTTCAGGCTGTTCAAGGAACATTTCCGGATGCGGCAATCCGTACTTTTTCCTATAAAGGAAGAAAACCATCAGGGCGCGATGCGCTCGATTACTACAGGGTGGAAGCAGCCGGGAAAAACCGCCATCCCCTGGTGCTGATTGTTGAAGTAACCGTAAATCCTGAGACGAGTGAACCGAAAAAAGTGCATGTAAAAAAGATCTGA
- a CDS encoding GNAT family protein — protein sequence MFPILETERLVLREIGMDDAEEIFACFSNEEVTRYYGQDPLENIGQAEGFVQFFANSYREKRGIRWGIEVKGTQKIIGTIGFNAWSPKHKRAEIGYEIHPDQWRKGYTYEAVSKVIEYGFGEFGLTRIGAVVFMDNDASNYLLKKAGFQQEGILREYMYQNGKAYDTYTYSLLKKDR from the coding sequence ATGTTTCCAATACTAGAGACAGAGAGATTGGTACTAAGAGAAATAGGCATGGATGATGCAGAGGAGATATTCGCTTGTTTTTCAAATGAAGAGGTAACACGGTATTATGGGCAGGATCCTCTCGAGAATATCGGACAGGCTGAAGGATTCGTCCAGTTCTTTGCCAACAGCTACAGGGAGAAAAGAGGAATCCGGTGGGGCATTGAAGTGAAAGGGACTCAAAAGATCATCGGGACTATTGGATTTAACGCGTGGTCTCCAAAACATAAGCGGGCTGAGATTGGCTATGAGATCCATCCGGATCAATGGAGAAAAGGTTATACATATGAAGCGGTATCGAAAGTGATTGAATACGGCTTCGGCGAATTTGGTTTAACGAGAATCGGAGCAGTCGTGTTTATGGATAATGATGCATCCAATTATTTGCTGAAAAAAGCGGGATTCCAACAGGAAGGTATTTTAAGAGAGTACATGTATCAGAATGGAAAGGCCTATGATACGTATACGTATTCACTGCTTAAAAAGGATCGATAA
- a CDS encoding amino acid permease codes for MPKSKAVNDLQRGLQARHLTMISIGGSIGTGLFLASGASIYSAGPGGALIAYSIIGIMVYLLMTSLGEMAAYMPVTGSFSTYASKFADPAFGFALGWNYWFSWAITLAVETSAAAILMKYWLPDSSSLMWNALFLLLIIGLNLMPVKKYGEAEYWFSMIKVAAIIVFIITGLLMITGILSGQTSGFSGFTAGDAPFHGGPLAILGILMIAGFSFQGTEIVGIVAGESDHPKKNIPIAIRQIFWRILLFYMLAIFVIAMIIPFTDERLMGGDLSNVAMSPFTLVFERAGIAFAASVMNAVILTSVLSAGNSGLYAATRMLYVMAKEQKAPAFLKKVNQNGVPIFALLLTAFVGMLAFLSSIYSEGTVFLWLLNASGLTGFIAWMGIAVSHYRFRKGYLAQGNRLEDLPYRAKWYPLGPILAGMLCLFIILGQNYQAFLGGPIDWNGMLVTYIGLPIFLSAWLGYKWTRRTKWVKPEDMDLKP; via the coding sequence ATGCCGAAAAGCAAAGCAGTCAATGATTTGCAGCGGGGCCTTCAGGCAAGGCATTTAACGATGATCTCGATTGGCGGAAGCATTGGCACGGGCCTCTTTTTGGCAAGCGGCGCCTCTATCTATTCCGCAGGCCCCGGCGGTGCGCTCATCGCTTATTCGATCATTGGAATCATGGTGTATCTGCTGATGACTAGCCTTGGGGAAATGGCTGCCTATATGCCGGTAACCGGCTCGTTCAGTACGTACGCTTCAAAATTCGCGGATCCTGCTTTCGGATTCGCGCTTGGATGGAATTACTGGTTCAGCTGGGCCATTACACTTGCCGTCGAGACATCGGCCGCAGCCATATTGATGAAGTATTGGCTTCCTGATTCTTCCTCTCTCATGTGGAACGCCCTGTTTCTTCTGTTGATTATAGGATTGAATCTGATGCCGGTGAAAAAATACGGCGAAGCTGAATACTGGTTCTCCATGATCAAGGTGGCAGCCATCATCGTGTTTATTATCACGGGGCTGCTGATGATCACAGGCATCCTTTCAGGACAAACCTCAGGATTCAGCGGCTTCACCGCGGGGGATGCGCCCTTCCACGGAGGACCGCTTGCGATCCTTGGAATCCTGATGATTGCCGGCTTCTCCTTTCAGGGAACCGAAATTGTCGGCATCGTTGCAGGAGAAAGTGATCATCCGAAAAAGAACATTCCAATCGCGATCAGACAGATTTTTTGGAGAATTCTGCTCTTTTACATGCTCGCGATCTTTGTAATCGCCATGATCATTCCATTCACGGACGAGCGCCTGATGGGCGGCGATTTAAGCAATGTTGCGATGAGTCCGTTCACTCTCGTATTTGAACGGGCAGGGATTGCGTTTGCTGCTTCCGTAATGAACGCTGTCATCCTCACCTCCGTCCTGTCAGCCGGAAATTCCGGACTGTATGCCGCAACCCGGATGCTTTACGTGATGGCAAAAGAACAAAAAGCCCCGGCGTTTTTGAAAAAGGTAAACCAAAACGGAGTCCCGATCTTTGCTTTGCTGCTCACGGCATTCGTCGGCATGCTTGCGTTCCTAAGCTCCATTTACAGCGAAGGCACCGTCTTTCTCTGGCTGCTGAACGCTTCCGGACTGACGGGATTTATCGCATGGATGGGAATCGCGGTCAGTCATTACCGGTTCAGAAAAGGCTACCTTGCACAGGGCAACCGTCTCGAAGACCTCCCGTACCGCGCCAAATGGTATCCGCTTGGACCGATCCTTGCCGGCATGCTGTGCCTGTTTATCATCCTCGGACAGAACTACCAGGCGTTTTTAGGAGGGCCAATCGACTGGAACGGAATGCTCGTCACCTATATAGGACTTCCAATATTTCTTTCAGCGTGGCTCGGATACAAATGGACCCGCCGGACAAAATGGGTCAAACCCGAAGACATGGATTTGAAACCGTAA